Genomic DNA from Luteitalea sp.:
CGCGGCGTTGATGCGGATCACCCAGAGTCGGCGGAAGTCTCGCTTCTTGCGGCGGCGTCCGATGTAGGCAAACCGTCCCGCTCGCTCAACCGCCTCCTTCGCGTATCGATAGAGGCGGCTTTTTCCGCCGAAGTACCCCTTGGCCAGCGACAGCGTCTTCTTTCGCGTCTGGCGCCGGTGTGAGCCTCGCTTTACTCGCATTGTCGTTCCTCGTGATGGCGATCAAAGCCGTAGCGCAGGCCTTTAGGCCTGCAGTGGCCTTGTCCGCGTGCTGCTGGCAGGCCTAAAGGCCTGCGCTACTACGGTCGCCTTTCAGA
This window encodes:
- the rplT gene encoding 50S ribosomal protein L20 — translated: MRVKRGSHRRQTRKKTLSLAKGYFGGKSRLYRYAKEAVERAGRFAYIGRRRKKRDFRRLWVIRINAAARENGLSYGQLIAGLKSANVPLDRKVLADLAVKDPQAFAAVASLAKQAPRAPEASA